In a single window of the Sander lucioperca isolate FBNREF2018 chromosome 19, SLUC_FBN_1.2, whole genome shotgun sequence genome:
- the snx9b gene encoding sorting nexin-9b isoform X4, with the protein MALKAQALYDFIAEAGNNELTVKEGETLIITNQSIGGGWIEAQNSRGEVGLVPEDYIEFSKPVPSFPGAGTAAPAISVGNVAIPDLSIFDSYAPAAAPAQTQVDAGGLSPQPDTPDTPVSPYLSSPDEASNGNDPWSVWNADPSGGSNNNWASNPEGTQTGKSPADPWGSVSQGHPQAYQGPGAEDDEWDDEWDDMKSTGGYAESESGDAGAIQRGAHASSMKISLNKFPGFSKSGPELYLLCKQIAKGKEKLPIYIGEVGPVWSYPETQLDCVVADPKKGSKMYGLKSYIEYQITPNTTNRPVNHRYKHFDWLYERLLDKFGSAIPIPSLPDKQVTGRFEEEFIKMRMERLQGWMTRMCRHPVVSSSEVFQIFLTYKDEKDWKTGKRKAEKDETVGVMVFTTIEPEAADLDLVEVEQKCEQFNRFTKAMDDGVKEILTVGNEHWKRCTGPLPKEYQRIGKAFQNLSAVFNSSGYQGESTLTDAMTAAGKTYEEIAQMVAEQPKKDLHFVMETNNEYKGLLGCFPDTIGVHKAAIDKVKEADKLVATSKITPQDKVTMAKRVSTMSYALQAEMNHFHSNRIYDYNRVMQLYLEEQVKFYETIAAKLRQAHSQFTTM; encoded by the exons AGTATTGGAGGCGGCTGGATTGAAGCACAGAACTCCAGAGGGGAGGTTGGACTGGTGCCAGAAGACTACATCGAG TTCAGTAAGCCGGTACCATCGTTCCCAGGAGCAGGAACCGCAGCACCTGCTATAAGTGTAGGAAATGTTGCAATTCCAGACCTCTCCATCTTTGATTCCTACGCTCCCGCAGCAGCACCTGCACAAACCCAG GTGGATGCTGGGGGCTTAAGTCCCCAGCCGGACACCCCCGACACCCCAGTTTCCCCCTACCTTTCGTCCCCTGATGAG GCTAGTAACGGTAATGATCCCTGGTCGGTGTGGAACGCAGACCCCTCGGGGGGCTCCAACAATAATTGGGCGTCCAATCCAGAGGGCACCCAGACTGGGAAGAGTCCTGCTGACCCCTGGGGCTCTGTATCACAGGGTCACCCTCAGGCTTACCAGGGCCCAG GAGCGGAGGATGATGAGTGGGATGATGAGTGGGATGACATGAAGTCCACTGGAGGTTACGCCGAGTCAGAATCTGGAGACGCCGGAGCAATACAGAGAGGAGCTCATGCGTCTTCAATGAAAATCTCCCTCAACAA GTTTCCTGGCTTCTCCAAGTCTGGCCCAGAGCTCTACCTCCTATGCAAGCAGATCGCTAAAGGCAAAGAAAAGCTGCCAATCTAT ATTGGAGAAGTTGGTCCGGTGTGGTCTTACCCAGAAACTCAGCTGGACTGTGTGGTGGCTGATCCCAAGAAAGGCTCAAAGATGTACGGCCTCAAGAGCTACATCGAGTACCAAATCACACCCAAC ACCACGAACCGACCAGTCAATCACAGATACAAGCACTTTGATTGGCTGTATGAGAGGCTGCTAGACAAATTTGGGTCAGCCATTCCCATCCCCTCTTTACCAGACAAGCAAGTGACAG GGCGATTTGAGGAAGAGTTTATTAAGATGCGTATGGAGCGGTTGCAGGGTTGGATGACCAGGATGTGCAGGCACCCGGTTGTTTCAAGCAGTGAAGTATTCCAGATTTTCCTCACCTACAAGGATGAGAAG GACTGGAAGACGGGgaagagaaaagcagaaaaggACGAGACAGTGGGAGTGATGGTCTTCACCACGATAGAGCCTGAAGCTGCGGACCTGGATCTTGTGGAAGT AGAGCAGAAATGTGAGCAGTTCAACAGGTTCACCAAAGCCATGGATGACGGAGTAAAGGAAATCCTCACAGTGGGCAACGAGCACTGGAAGAGATGTACAGGCC CTTTGCCTAAAGAGTACCAGAGAATCGGCAAAGCCTTCCAAAACCTCTCTGCCGTCTTCAACAGCAGTGGATACCAAG GTGAGTCAACTCTGACTGATGCCATGACGGCAGCAGGCAAGACATATGAGGAGATAGCTCAGATGGTGGCAGAGCAG CCCAAGAAAGACCTCCACTTCGTCATGGAGACCAACAATGAATATAAGGGTCTTCTTGGATGCTTCCCGGACACCATCGGAGTCCATAAG GCAGCCATAGACAAGGTGAAGGAGGCCGACAAGCTGGTGGCCACCAGTAAAATTACCCCTCAGGACAAAGTCACCATGGCTAAACGAGTCAGCACCATGTCGTACGCATTACAAG CTGAGATGAACCACTTCCATAGCAACCGTATCTACGACTACAACAGGGTCATGCAGTTGTACTTGGAAGAGCAAGTCAAGTTTTACGAGACG ATTGCTGCAAAGCTGAGACAAGCACACAGTCAGTTCACTACAATGTGA